The DNA region TATATCAAATTCTTTTAGTTCACTACTTTGTTTTACATGACTTATATTACATCCAAAAGTACCTATAAATATACAAAAACATATTATACCTAAAAATATTTTTTTCATAAAATTACCTCACTTTATAAAGAATTTTTATAATAGTTTTCCACAAAATTTAAAATTTCATTTATAAAGTTTTAATTATTTTTAAATTAAAATGCTATATTAATTTATCATATATTTATTATGCCTATCATATTAATCTATATATGACATAATAAAGAAATAATAATCAGTTAGCAGATCATCTCTCTTTACATAACATCATATCTTCACGATTATTTTATCTTAAAAATCTATGTAGTTTTATGATGCTATAGATCATTATTTTTATCTGCGCCTATTATTTCATATGTCATAATATTTTAACCATAGTATTTAACCCTGGAGGTATCCTATGAGAAAATCACTAAGTATAATTTTTCAAGTTGCTGCTGTATTTATAGGTACAATTGTAGGTGCAGGGCTTGCTTCTGGACAAGAAATAACTCAATTTTTTACTACCTTTGGGTATAAAAGTTTCTTCGGCCTTATAATTTGTATGCTTATGTATATACTATGTAGTTTTATGATTATAGATCTCAGTACAAAATATAAGTTAAATTCATATAAAGATTTAATAGTATTAGTTAGTTCGGGATTCTTAGGAAAAATAACCGATATATTAACAAGTTTTTTCATGGTAAGTGGTGCCGCTATAATTCTGGCAGGCAGTGGGGCTCTATTGCATCAATACTTTGGAGTATCCAAATGGATAGGTATACTAATAATGTCAATTATAGCTTTAATGGTACTTTTCAGAAATACTAAGGGTCTAGTGGAAATAAATTCTTTTATTGTTCCATCATTACTTATAGTAATAACTACTATTTTTTTATTGTACATGCTATTTTCAGGACATGCTGCTAACATAAATCATGTAAAGACTATTTCTCATAATAAAAACTATTGGTTTCTATCTTCATTAATATACGCTAGCTTTAATATATTATCCTTTAGCGGAGTACTAGTTCCCTTTAGCCATGACATTAAAAACAAAAAATATTTAATAATTGGCACTGCACTTGGAGCTTTAGGCTTAACTGTCCTTTCCTTAATGATAAATTTTATGCTGCTGACAAATATACCTTATATATATGATTACGATATTCCCTTGTTATATATAGTCAGCCGATTTGGAAAAATAATTCAAGTAGTCCTTCTTGGTATTATATGGCTTGAAATGTTTTCTACTGAAGTATCAGATATATACAGTGTATCTAAAACTTTAGAGCAATCCTTTAAAATATCCTACAATAAAGCCGTTATATGTATATTGATCTTATCAATTCCTATTTCTCAAATAGGCTTTAAAAAACTTATAAATTTTTTATATCCAGCCTTTGGAGTTATAAGTTTTATATTTTTAATACAGTGCATTATATTTTATAGAAAAAATCATTGAGTTTTTGTAATTACACTGCAAAAATTATATAATGAGCTTATAACTAATCAGTAATTTAAGAGGTGTATTTATGTTGGAAATACTAGAAAACTGTAAGCTTTGTCCTAGAAATTGTGGTGTAAATAGATTAAAAAATGAAATTGGTTTCTGTAGATCTGGTAGAGACATTAAAATAGCTAGAGTTTCTCTTCACGCCTGGGAGGAACCCTGCATTTCTGGAACAAGAGGATCTGGAACTGTCTTTTTTTCTAATTGTAATCTAAATTGTGTATTTTGCCAAAATCATGAAATAAGTCAGCAAAATATAGGAAAAAATATTTCTGTAGAGAGACTAAGTGAAATATTTATAGAGCAACAAAAGAGAGGTGCCAATAATATTAACCTAGTCACTCCAACTCATTATGTTCCTCAAATTATAGAAGCTATTAAAATATCAAAAAAATCTGGTCTTCACATACCAATTTTATATAATAGCAATGGTTATGAAAATGTAGAAACAATAAAATTACTAGAGGGATATATAGATATTTATTTACCTGATTTTAAATATATGAATGAC from Clostridium pasteurianum BC1 includes:
- a CDS encoding YkvI family membrane protein, which produces MRKSLSIIFQVAAVFIGTIVGAGLASGQEITQFFTTFGYKSFFGLIICMLMYILCSFMIIDLSTKYKLNSYKDLIVLVSSGFLGKITDILTSFFMVSGAAIILAGSGALLHQYFGVSKWIGILIMSIIALMVLFRNTKGLVEINSFIVPSLLIVITTIFLLYMLFSGHAANINHVKTISHNKNYWFLSSLIYASFNILSFSGVLVPFSHDIKNKKYLIIGTALGALGLTVLSLMINFMLLTNIPYIYDYDIPLLYIVSRFGKIIQVVLLGIIWLEMFSTEVSDIYSVSKTLEQSFKISYNKAVICILILSIPISQIGFKKLINFLYPAFGVISFIFLIQCIIFYRKNH
- a CDS encoding radical SAM protein; its protein translation is MLEILENCKLCPRNCGVNRLKNEIGFCRSGRDIKIARVSLHAWEEPCISGTRGSGTVFFSNCNLNCVFCQNHEISQQNIGKNISVERLSEIFIEQQKRGANNINLVTPTHYVPQIIEAIKISKKSGLHIPILYNSNGYENVETIKLLEGYIDIYLPDFKYMNDKYALKYSKVKNYFKFASKAIEEMIRQCPEPSFNKEGLITKGVIIRHLMLPGLLFDSKKIIDYIHSTFDDSVYISIMNQYTPMFNSKNYPEINRPLNKKHYDSLIDYSLNLGIKNGFIQEDGTVKESFVPHFDLSGV